ACTAGCCATAGTCTCTATCAAAACAGCAACATCATCGTCTAAATTATCTGGAATCTCATATAGTATAGTACCTTCTGGGAGAGGAGTATATTCTCCCCAACCACCAGCAAAAAGGGGTTTGGTAGTAGTAAGCCCGAAAAGCATATTGTTTTCACAAATATTTTCCATACCGATTTTGCAGTTATGGCATTTTCCGCAGGGAATAATTGTTGGCCAAGTTACTCGTTTGCCTTCAACCACTCCAACATTCTCATGTCCAAGTACAACAGGTAATTTAATGTCTGCTTCGCCCTTTATAGCATGCTTGTCTGTACCACAGACTCCAGAATAAATCATTTTCGCTATGTGCTCTTTTTTCGGTACTCTCAATCTTTTCAAAGTCATTTTAAAAGGCTTTTCTAAGACCAATGCTTTATATTCTATATATTCTGTCATGTTAGGACCCTCCATAAAGAGTTGGAGCTATCTCCTCAGCTTTTTCTAGAAACTCTTCATATCTTTTTTGATGTTGCTTCAAAAGATGTTTTGTAACTTCAATTGCGTGTTCAATGGCTAAATTGTTAGCAACTTTAACTTCTTTCTCCTCTGTTATTTCTTTTATTATAGAGTCATCCTCACAAAACCATTGAAGGATATTAAATGCACAGTTTCTTACAAGAGGAAAATTTTTATCTCTCAGACTGTTTAACTTTTGTTTTATAGTTTCGGGTGAATCTGTAAGCAGTATGCTATTTTTGGGTATACTCTTACCCATTTTTGATCCTTGTAGACCGGTAATCATTTTATTATATGTTATAGAAGGAAAATCATAGCCAAGTTTCTTTACCAACTCTTTTGTCAGCATAAAATGACTTATTTCATCTATTCCTAGTGTAATCAACGTTTTTTCATATGATAATGTTTGTGGATAAAGAATATCAGATACCATTACCAAAGAAGAAAAAACCTCTCCTAGACTCATTTTTCTATCATAAATTCTTTCCATATCTTTCAACTCTATATTTGATGTGAAAAAAATTGCACGTCTTAACACCTCTACATTTTGAGTTTGTAGATATATCACACACTTCTCTAAATCTAATCCTGCTGCGTAAAAATGAGATAGAAACTCGATAATTATTTTGTCTATATATTCCTTTCTAACTTTCCTTACACAGATGGCCTCTAAATCTGCTAGTGGTATGAATATTGTCGCATTATATTTCTGTTGATAATACGCCATCTGCTTCAATATCGTTAGGCTGCCGATGTGGAGGCACCCACTCGTCATGAAACCGCTTACTAATGCAACCTTTTTTCCTTCATTTGCTGCCTTTAACCAAACATCAAAATTATCATGACCAAGAATAACATTCCTTTTAGAGAATATAGGTTTGTCACGCAAATCAAAATTGAAATCGCTGAGATTAAAGTATTTTTTCAGAAAAATATAATCCTCTTCGCTAAGTGTTGAGATTTTCCAAGGGTTGAACACTTTTTTCATATATATTCACCTCCTAGACGATTGGCACCCAGCAGAAAGTATTATATCTATTAGCTCTTTTACGCTAATACCTTCATTGCATATCCGTGATGGAATTATTAAAGGTGCTGGTTCTAAATGGTTTTTTGAACGAAGATTCATAAATATATATTGAGAGAAATTGACATCTTTTTTTTCTAACATATTCCATAAAGGGGTTCCAGGCCAAGGTGTCGCTATTGAAAATTGTAGCTCGTCAGTTTTCAATTCAAAAGCAAATTTAATTGTTTCTACAATAGTTTCAGGCGTGTCAAAGGGTAAACCAAGTATAAAATATGCTCTTGTTTTTATGCCCGCTCTATGGGTTTCTTGGAAAATTTCTTTTATTTTTCTTTTTTCTATATTTTTATGTAATAGCTTGAGTATTTTATTTGAACCACTCTCTACACCATAATGGATTCGATAACAATTCGCTTCCGAAAGATCATTTAATAAATCCTTCTCCATTAAGTCTACTCGTGAAAAACAACTCCAATCAATTTCTACTTTTTCCTTTTTAAGAGTCTTACAAAATTCTTTGACTCTTCTCCTATTTAAGAAAAATAAGTCATCTTGGAAATAGATAGCATAGATATTATAGGTATCATTAATCTGCTTTATCTCTTCTATTATATTTGATACACTTCTCTCTCTATACGTATTTCCAAAAACACCTTTAAAACAGAATATACAATTAAAAGGACAGCCTCTGGTTGAAATCATTGTTGTAGCTTTCTTTCCATTTATTTCTAAGGAATATTCATTTATATCTAAAAGGTGCCTAGCTGGAAAAGGAATTTCATCTAGATTTTTAATTAATTCCCTATTAGGAGTGCTGATTACTTTGCCTTTACTAATGAAGGTAACGCTACAAACATACTCAATATTTTTTCCACTCTCAATATGCCTGCAAAGTTCCAAAAAGGTTATTTCTCCTTCTCCCCTAACTACGAAATCGACATTGGGGTTTTTTATAACTTCTTTTGGTAGTGCAGAGGCATGCGGTCCCCCAACAATAGTTATGACATCTTGGTTTATATTCTTAATAATTCCTGCGACTTTCTCACCATTGGAATGTGTAGACGTAACAGTCGATATCCCTACTATTTGAGGGTCAAATTCCATATATTCTCTTACTTGCTTTTCTATAGGAATCCCAGGTCGAAGGAACATATCCTTAATTTGGACTTCATATCCCTCTTTCTCTAAAACAGCTGCTATATAAGCTATTCCTAATGGTGGTCTATCGGTTTTCAGATGATTATCCCAAGGAGGTTGTAATAGCAATATTCTCATTTGCTTCTCCTCACCTGATTTTTTTATTTATATTCTCAATTATTTCATAAATGTTCCTCATCAGAAGTGGCTCTCCTCCTGACAAATAAATAGCCTTGACGCCAAGATTTTTGGCATCATTAATAATCTTGTTAATTGTTTTATTATCCAATTGTTCAATTTTTTTATTACCGCCATTAACGTAGCAGTGTATACAATTTAAATTACAATTCGTGGTCAGAATCAAAGATAAGTATTGTAAAGTGGCGTAGCTCATCTATTTTCTCCCTTCTGCACGTGTAGTCCATAAACGGCAGATTGAAATAATTTTCTCGTTACATAATTTTTTAATTTTCTCTTCACCGTAGAGGTATCTTGCAGCGGGACATCCCCCACTACATACATTTTTATATTCACACTTAATGCATCCATTTGGTAATGACCAAAACAATTCAAGTTCGTTTGGCAAACAACTTCTGTTAAGGTTTAATCTACTCTCATTAAAAATACCAAAATTAAGTTTTGTATCATAAAATAATGAGCATATATAAGCACTTCCATCAGGAAAAAGTGAGACTCTATCAATATTTTTTCCTAAGCATCCTCTGTAACCCCTCTCTAAATATATCTCAAAATCTTCGGGCGTACAATATG
Above is a genomic segment from Candidatus Desulfofervidus auxilii containing:
- a CDS encoding B12-binding domain-containing radical SAM protein; translation: MRILLLQPPWDNHLKTDRPPLGIAYIAAVLEKEGYEVQIKDMFLRPGIPIEKQVREYMEFDPQIVGISTVTSTHSNGEKVAGIIKNINQDVITIVGGPHASALPKEVIKNPNVDFVVRGEGEITFLELCRHIESGKNIEYVCSVTFISKGKVISTPNRELIKNLDEIPFPARHLLDINEYSLEINGKKATTMISTRGCPFNCIFCFKGVFGNTYRERSVSNIIEEIKQINDTYNIYAIYFQDDLFFLNRRRVKEFCKTLKKEKVEIDWSCFSRVDLMEKDLLNDLSEANCYRIHYGVESGSNKILKLLHKNIEKRKIKEIFQETHRAGIKTRAYFILGLPFDTPETIVETIKFAFELKTDELQFSIATPWPGTPLWNMLEKKDVNFSQYIFMNLRSKNHLEPAPLIIPSRICNEGISVKELIDIILSAGCQSSRR